In Pyrodictium occultum, the genomic window CGGCACGGAGTAGACGCCCTGCATGCCGGGGTCGAGCCTCCCTGCCTCGACCACGTTGTGGCCTAGGAACCTCGCCACACGCGCCGAGGGAGGCCGGTAGTACACCTCCACCGATCTCCCGAAAGCCTCGATCCTCCCCTCGATGAGTACCGCGAGGTGGGTTGCAAGCGCCAGGGCCTCGTCCTGGTCATGTGTGACGTGCACCACAGTGGCGCCGGTTGCCCTATGTATAGCCGCCAACTCGCCGCGGAGCTGCTCAGCCAGCGGCCGGTCCAGGTGGCTGAGCGGCTCGTCGAGCAGCAGCACCCCTGCCCTGGTAGCCAGCGCCACCGCTATCGCGGCCCTCTGGAGCTGGCCCCCGCTGAGCCCGCCCGGCCTACGGTCGAGAACATCCTCTATCCCCAGCATCGCCGCCAGCCGCCGGGCCTCCTCCCGGGCCTCGCTCCGGCTGAGCCCCGCCCTCGTCTCGGCCGCTAGGATGATGTTCTCCTCGACCGTTAGGTGGGGGAGCAGCCCCGGCACCTGCTGGACCAGAGCGACCCCCCTCTCCCATGGGGGCTTCCTCGTCACATCCCTGCCCCCGACCAGCACGCGGCCCTCATCGGGCTCCAGCAGCCCTGCTATGGTGCGGAGCAGCGTTGTCTTCCCCGAGCCGCTGGGACCGAGTACCACCAGGTAGCCCGCTTCCTCGAGGCCGAAGCTCACCCGGTGGAGAACCCTCCTACCCCCAAGGCTGACGCTGAGGCCCTCAACCCGTATGCCGTATGCCACAGCTCTCAGGGCCCAGGCTCTAGCAGCACTCTCCAGCCGAATAGGCTCAAAAGGCCGGTGGAGCGGCATAGCCGCCGGCCCGGGGCGCAGGGCGCCGGGGCCCTCGCGTCCATGGAGCCGGCTCGTCGCGGGCTGTGCTTGTCCACATCGTTCCACCCGGAAGATCCACCTTAGGAGAAATTAAATTAGAATTAAAGAAGAAGAAATTATTAATGGTAGTGGTGCCCTCCAGGTAACATTGCAGGGTGGAGCAACTTGGCCTCTATATTGCAGAGCCACTACGGGCACTACGATTACTCCCGTATACACAGCACGGACGTGCCCCTCCAGGTAGTGAAGCCGGCCACCAGCATAGACCTGGAGGGGTTCCTCTG contains:
- a CDS encoding ABC transporter ATP-binding protein; translation: MAYGIRVEGLSVSLGGRRVLHRVSFGLEEAGYLVVLGPSGSGKTTLLRTIAGLLEPDEGRVLVGGRDVTRKPPWERGVALVQQVPGLLPHLTVEENIILAAETRAGLSRSEAREEARRLAAMLGIEDVLDRRPGGLSGGQLQRAAIAVALATRAGVLLLDEPLSHLDRPLAEQLRGELAAIHRATGATVVHVTHDQDEALALATHLAVLIEGRIEAFGRSVEVYYRPPSARVARFLGHNVVEAGRLDPGMQGVYSVPPEAVAPDPDGAYRGRVRSLARERGRVTVLLETEAGLLRAYLHPRDAEHLEPGMELRFSIDWGLAHPLSA